In Sphingomonas psychrotolerans, the following proteins share a genomic window:
- a CDS encoding ATP-binding protein — MRAPLGLIGQIFAILLLAILIEFGASTFFYERASQLSVRDDEARRLAEHLVIARKLLAEHPAAERPALATDLTTSRYKIVWNHDLPPAMRVTPSLDRIHRQVITWEPSLNSANMSLRLVGSPRNAVIVGSTTLPDGSWMKFATREPVHDLSFSPERILLALAPAVAIILIGGVLVRQTLLPLRRLALATERVGAGTTQAVPEGGPREVRRVIHAFNRMQARIHRLLTDRTQALAAVGHDLRTPLARLRLRADAIEDAGVREEMEIDIVEMQTMIDSLLTYLAGEANGEARQAVDLAVICATIADGARDQGHQVDYAGPDHLERRLYPIAMKRALANLVENGLHYGERVRITLEERPECAVIRVEDDGPGIPQESIAQALQPFVRLDTARARDTVGFGLGLSIVSRAVEAEGGTLKLSNRAEGGLRAEIRLPA; from the coding sequence GTGAGGGCACCGCTCGGTCTGATCGGGCAGATCTTCGCGATCCTGCTTTTGGCGATCCTGATCGAGTTCGGCGCCAGTACCTTCTTCTACGAGCGGGCGAGCCAACTCTCGGTGCGCGACGACGAGGCGCGCCGGCTCGCCGAGCATCTCGTCATCGCGCGCAAGCTGCTGGCCGAGCATCCCGCGGCCGAGCGCCCGGCACTCGCCACCGATCTGACGACGAGCCGGTACAAGATCGTCTGGAACCACGATTTGCCTCCGGCAATGCGCGTCACCCCCTCGCTCGACCGCATTCATCGCCAGGTGATCACGTGGGAGCCCAGCCTCAACTCCGCCAATATGAGCCTGCGCCTGGTGGGATCGCCGCGCAACGCCGTGATCGTCGGGAGCACCACCTTGCCCGACGGCAGCTGGATGAAGTTCGCGACGCGCGAGCCGGTGCACGATCTCAGCTTCTCGCCCGAACGGATCCTGCTCGCGCTCGCGCCTGCGGTCGCGATCATCCTGATCGGCGGCGTGCTGGTCCGCCAGACCCTGCTCCCGCTCCGCCGCCTCGCGCTCGCCACCGAACGGGTGGGTGCTGGAACGACTCAGGCAGTGCCGGAAGGCGGCCCGCGCGAGGTTCGCCGCGTGATCCACGCGTTCAACCGGATGCAGGCGCGCATCCACCGGTTGCTTACCGACCGAACGCAGGCGCTTGCCGCAGTGGGACACGATCTGCGCACGCCACTGGCGCGGCTGCGGCTGCGCGCCGACGCGATCGAGGATGCAGGAGTCCGCGAGGAAATGGAGATCGACATCGTCGAGATGCAGACGATGATCGATTCGCTGCTCACCTATCTCGCCGGCGAGGCCAATGGCGAAGCGCGCCAAGCTGTGGATCTCGCGGTGATCTGCGCGACCATCGCCGATGGTGCGCGCGATCAGGGACATCAGGTCGACTATGCCGGACCCGACCATCTCGAACGCCGGCTCTATCCGATCGCGATGAAGCGTGCCCTGGCGAACCTCGTCGAGAACGGCCTCCATTATGGCGAGCGCGTCCGCATCACTCTCGAAGAGCGGCCCGAATGCGCCGTGATCCGCGTCGAAGACGACGGCCCCGGCATCCCGCAAGAAAGCATCGCGCAGGCGCTGCAGCCCTTCGTCCGTCTCGATACCGCGCGGGCGCGCGACACCGTCGGCTTCGGGCTCGGACTCTCGATCGTCAGCCGCGCGGTCGAGGCCGAGGGCGGAACCCTCAAGCTCTCCAATCGCGCAGAGGGCGGCTTGCGCGCGGAAATCCGGCTTCCCGCCTGA
- a CDS encoding PEP/pyruvate-binding domain-containing protein, which yields MDKAPAIAALIGLLLASPPVLRPDNAVGERRVLADGDRIASDAAFDKMARTEGGGRFFELPRVMFAIDRSGARPHVYWIDTRRYLYHFDFLQARYLTLADADSFNAANYSRADRRFVLGAVARYPRLGRYGVELWEGDVVEPELLAAMMQQLEATFHAPLTFKPNSDQQGAAAKRAGLPVIGIEEAYGAREQLVLNGGRAVGRLVLVDEGAEEDLLPGDIALLKAMPIRMPPVAGIVSSTFTTPINHVSLLAKTWGIPNAYRADAGHLWGEFSGRQVVLDTRGRSVTVRLATDAEVRAAERTRAIRKVRAPRSDLAYSGLPALTEQDAGWAPRTGAKAANLAEAAGLARKRPDLRFEVPPGFSVPFAFYEHFVVANGIGASVEALLSDPRRYDPAWRRGALAALRARFAAGSIPRADLAAILARRRVLLGDKGVFVRSSTNAEDLPGFNGAGLYDTVPNVTGSEALEAALKTVWGSLWNERAFAARERAGIDHRAVRAAVLLQIGVDADAAGVMTTIDPFDEQSAEQRIFIAAKRGIGIRVVEGKKIAEQLLYRPELDSVQILTRSQDDVMLHFAPDGGVQEVKVDPNRAVLSDDLVRRLGRIGLAIQQRFGNRPQDIEWLVVGGRIMIVQSRDYVKG from the coding sequence ATGGACAAGGCACCGGCCATCGCGGCGCTCATCGGGCTATTGCTGGCGTCCCCGCCGGTCTTGCGCCCCGACAATGCTGTCGGCGAGCGTCGCGTGCTCGCCGACGGCGACCGGATCGCGAGCGATGCCGCGTTCGACAAGATGGCGCGCACCGAGGGTGGCGGGCGGTTCTTCGAATTGCCGCGAGTGATGTTCGCGATCGATCGCAGCGGCGCGCGCCCGCACGTCTACTGGATCGACACGCGGCGTTATCTCTATCATTTCGACTTTCTCCAGGCCCGCTATCTCACGCTGGCCGATGCGGACAGCTTCAACGCGGCCAATTATTCGCGGGCGGACCGTCGTTTCGTGCTCGGCGCGGTCGCGCGCTATCCACGGCTGGGCCGCTATGGTGTCGAGCTTTGGGAAGGCGACGTCGTCGAGCCAGAGTTGCTGGCCGCGATGATGCAGCAACTCGAGGCGACCTTCCACGCGCCGCTGACCTTCAAGCCCAATTCGGATCAGCAGGGGGCGGCGGCGAAGCGCGCCGGCCTGCCCGTCATCGGCATCGAAGAGGCTTATGGCGCGCGGGAGCAACTCGTCCTGAACGGCGGCCGCGCGGTCGGGCGGCTGGTGCTCGTCGACGAAGGGGCGGAGGAAGATCTGCTTCCTGGAGACATCGCATTGCTCAAGGCGATGCCGATACGCATGCCGCCGGTGGCGGGCATCGTCTCGTCGACCTTCACGACGCCGATCAATCACGTGAGCCTGCTTGCCAAGACCTGGGGGATTCCGAACGCCTATCGCGCCGATGCCGGTCATCTGTGGGGCGAATTTAGCGGGCGGCAGGTCGTGCTCGATACGCGCGGCCGGTCGGTCACGGTTCGGCTCGCGACCGATGCCGAAGTGCGTGCGGCGGAGCGCACCCGCGCGATCCGCAAGGTTCGGGCGCCGCGTTCGGATCTCGCTTATTCCGGGCTGCCCGCGCTCACCGAGCAGGATGCAGGGTGGGCGCCGCGCACCGGCGCCAAGGCGGCGAACCTCGCCGAAGCGGCCGGGCTCGCCCGCAAGCGCCCCGATCTGAGGTTCGAGGTCCCGCCGGGCTTCAGCGTTCCCTTCGCATTTTACGAGCACTTCGTCGTTGCCAATGGCATCGGCGCGAGTGTCGAGGCGTTGCTGAGCGATCCGAGGCGCTACGATCCGGCATGGCGCCGCGGCGCGCTGGCGGCACTGCGCGCGCGCTTCGCTGCCGGCAGCATCCCGAGAGCCGATCTGGCCGCGATCCTCGCCCGGCGCCGGGTCCTGTTGGGCGACAAGGGGGTGTTCGTGCGATCGTCGACCAATGCCGAGGATTTGCCCGGGTTCAACGGCGCCGGACTGTACGACACGGTACCCAATGTCACCGGTTCCGAGGCACTGGAAGCCGCGCTCAAGACGGTATGGGGCTCGCTGTGGAACGAGCGTGCCTTTGCGGCGCGCGAGCGGGCGGGGATCGATCATCGCGCGGTGCGCGCCGCCGTGCTGCTGCAGATCGGCGTCGACGCCGATGCCGCGGGCGTGATGACGACGATCGATCCGTTCGACGAACAGTCGGCCGAGCAGCGCATCTTCATCGCCGCCAAGCGCGGCATCGGCATCCGCGTGGTCGAAGGCAAGAAGATCGCCGAACAGCTGCTCTATCGGCCCGAGCTGGATTCGGTCCAGATTCTCACGCGTTCGCAGGACGACGTGATGCTGCATTTCGCGCCGGACGGCGGGGTTCAGGAAGTGAAGGTCGACCCCAATCGCGCAGTGCTCTCGGACGATCTGGTCCGGCGGCTGGGCAGGATCGGGCTGGCGATCCAGCAACGGTTCGGCAATCGGCCGCAGGATATAGAATGGCTGGTCGTCGGCGGGCGGATCATGATCGTCCAGTCGCGCGACTATGTGAAGGGATGA
- a CDS encoding response regulator transcription factor, which translates to MTTTPAPIIVLVEDDPPLRTLTARALQENGFVVRPAATGAEMWLALEHGEPDLIILDIMLPGTNGIDLCRMIREKSQVPIIFISARGSETDRVVGLELGADDYVTKPFGTRELIARIRAVLRREGGKQEGKQRSLGLLRFDGWTLNLPRRELLSPSGAVVELTGAEFDLLVSLCEHAGRVIARERLIELSRTRLGDSSDRSVDVLVSRLRRKLSSTGNKAPIVTVRGVGYMFNAPVTRE; encoded by the coding sequence ATGACGACCACCCCCGCCCCCATCATCGTCCTGGTGGAAGACGATCCACCCTTGCGGACGCTGACTGCCCGGGCGCTTCAGGAAAACGGCTTCGTCGTGCGGCCCGCCGCGACCGGCGCGGAAATGTGGCTGGCGCTCGAGCATGGCGAGCCCGACCTGATCATCCTCGACATCATGTTGCCGGGTACCAACGGCATCGATCTGTGCCGGATGATTCGCGAGAAGAGCCAGGTGCCGATCATCTTCATCTCGGCGCGCGGCAGCGAGACCGATCGGGTGGTCGGGCTCGAGCTCGGCGCCGACGATTATGTGACCAAGCCTTTCGGCACGCGCGAGCTGATCGCCCGGATCCGCGCGGTTCTGCGCCGCGAGGGCGGCAAGCAGGAAGGCAAGCAGCGCAGCCTCGGGCTGCTGCGCTTCGATGGCTGGACGCTCAATTTGCCGCGCCGCGAACTGCTGTCGCCCAGTGGTGCTGTCGTCGAACTCACCGGTGCCGAGTTCGATCTGCTCGTCAGCCTGTGTGAGCATGCCGGCCGGGTGATCGCCCGCGAACGGCTGATCGAGCTTTCGCGTACCCGCCTCGGCGACAGCTCCGACCGCAGCGTCGACGTGCTGGTCAGCCGGCTGCGGCGCAAGCTTTCCTCGACGGGGAACAAGGCGCCGATCGTCACGGTGCGCGGCGTCGGCTATATGTTCAACGCGCCCGTCACGCGCGAATGA
- a CDS encoding carbonic anhydrase has translation MNELIGRVYGFAKQVFPNQSALYSKLATDGQSPKALMIACADSRVAPEHIMQAAPGDLFVCRNAGNIVPPYAMQNGGVTSTVEYAVMVLGIRDIIICGHSDCGAMKAVANPAGLEKMPNVAAWLKHSCAAEQVVNEAYPEMENGNRVHAIALENVVAQLNHLRTHPSVAAGVARGEIALHGWFFDIGAGQVLALDGRTGRFLPITEGEDLPVAQPAAQRLAGEIQLEAAE, from the coding sequence GTGAATGAGCTGATCGGACGAGTCTATGGTTTCGCGAAACAGGTGTTTCCGAACCAGAGCGCCCTCTATTCCAAACTCGCGACGGACGGACAGAGCCCCAAGGCGCTGATGATCGCCTGCGCCGATTCGCGCGTCGCCCCCGAACACATCATGCAGGCCGCGCCCGGCGACCTGTTCGTCTGCCGCAACGCCGGCAACATCGTCCCGCCCTACGCGATGCAGAATGGCGGCGTCACTTCGACCGTCGAATATGCAGTGATGGTGCTGGGGATCCGCGACATCATCATCTGCGGCCACTCGGACTGCGGCGCGATGAAGGCAGTCGCCAATCCGGCCGGGCTCGAGAAAATGCCCAACGTCGCCGCGTGGCTGAAGCATAGCTGCGCCGCCGAGCAGGTAGTGAACGAAGCCTATCCCGAAATGGAGAATGGCAACCGCGTCCACGCGATCGCCCTCGAGAACGTCGTGGCGCAGCTCAACCATCTGCGCACGCACCCCTCGGTCGCCGCCGGTGTCGCCCGCGGCGAGATCGCGCTCCACGGCTGGTTCTTCGACATCGGTGCCGGGCAGGTGCTCGCGCTCGACGGGCGCACCGGCCGCTTCCTGCCGATCACCGAGGGTGAGGATCTGCCCGTGGCACAGCCCGCGGCCCAGCGCCTCGCCGGCGAAATCCAGCTGGAGGCTGCGGAATGA
- a CDS encoding M16 family metallopeptidase, protein MILRATIARRLVAALLFAGVAAPAVVQAQTPAAPPRIVVPPIAFTERTLPNGLRVIAIRDTTTPSVSVQVWYDVGSKHDPDGRSGFAHLFEHILSRKTRNMPYNMINRLTENVGGVRNASTWFDRTNYYETVPAQYLETMLWTHAERMARPVIDAEVFNTERNVVKEEFRQRVLAPAYGRLRLVLDENSHDNVPARRPGIGSLEQLDAATLDDALAFHEAYYGPDTATLIVAGNFDPARLDPLVDRYFGIVPRRKSALPLAIRTTERPRTAPRLVTVYAPNVPLPMIASSWRIPGSAHLDIAPLLVLDAILANGDSSRLKRALVFDRPIASNATTSYNDVEDNGFLAPMVTLASGATVEQAETALAAEISRLRDTPVRAAELGEAKNEMMAEALASRETASGRAFALGEALVRTGDPRADDKRLAAISRVTAADVRRVARKYLKPEARVDIRYLDESKRPAGEPDNWRNPAPMPHWVTVPPATRTPLTLAPEGEREQPPAPSTPVPVTNPVIAESQLANGMRLVSARTGGVPIATLTLVFKGGGVTDPQGRAGVAEMAALVATKGTATRSGEQIAAELEALGATIDTDAAPDGTVLSVTAPVGALDAAGEILADVARNASFPADEVEQERRRTIDRLQVAMKNPGPLANMVLQRAIYGAAPYGGVATPRSLGAIDRDALVAQRDLWWRPDNAALIVTGGIMPAEAQRIGDRLFASWRPIGAAPGGQSDAAGSAGKPRVIVVDMPGAGQAAVVAGLRIPARRDPAYPDLMIANAVLGAGSNGRLFQEVRVKRALSYGAYSTLSPRAGTGMMSAAAQTKNESAPEVAGIFADELKRIAGEPLDAEAVAQRIAFVQGGVSRQSETSAGFANALAGLVLQGVAPGEAAKLRERIGAVTPDAAAAAARRAIGGAGATIVIVGDARLFVDKLREQYPQLEVIPLAALDLDQPQLRAR, encoded by the coding sequence ATGATTTTGCGCGCTACGATCGCCCGCCGCCTGGTCGCGGCACTCCTGTTCGCCGGTGTCGCCGCTCCGGCCGTCGTGCAAGCACAGACGCCAGCGGCGCCGCCGCGGATTGTGGTTCCCCCGATCGCCTTCACCGAGCGCACCTTGCCCAACGGGCTTCGGGTGATCGCCATTCGCGATACCACCACCCCGAGCGTGAGCGTGCAGGTGTGGTACGATGTCGGATCGAAGCACGATCCGGACGGCCGCTCTGGCTTCGCGCATCTGTTCGAGCATATCCTGTCGCGCAAGACACGCAACATGCCCTACAACATGATCAATCGGCTGACCGAGAATGTCGGCGGAGTGCGCAATGCCTCGACCTGGTTCGATCGCACCAATTACTACGAGACCGTCCCCGCGCAGTATCTCGAAACGATGCTGTGGACTCATGCCGAGCGCATGGCGCGACCCGTGATCGACGCCGAGGTGTTCAACACCGAACGCAACGTCGTGAAGGAAGAATTCCGCCAGCGCGTGCTTGCCCCGGCTTATGGCCGACTGCGGTTGGTGCTCGACGAGAACAGCCATGATAATGTGCCCGCGCGCCGTCCGGGCATCGGCAGCCTCGAGCAGCTCGACGCGGCGACGCTGGACGACGCGCTCGCCTTTCACGAGGCCTATTACGGACCCGACACCGCGACGTTGATCGTTGCCGGAAATTTCGATCCGGCGCGGTTGGATCCGCTGGTGGACCGCTATTTCGGCATAGTTCCGCGGCGCAAATCGGCGCTGCCGCTGGCGATCCGCACGACCGAGAGGCCACGCACCGCCCCACGGCTGGTGACCGTCTACGCGCCCAATGTGCCGCTGCCGATGATCGCGAGCAGTTGGCGCATTCCGGGATCGGCGCATCTCGACATCGCGCCCTTGCTGGTGCTCGATGCGATCCTCGCCAACGGTGACAGTTCACGGCTGAAGCGCGCATTGGTCTTCGACCGGCCGATCGCCAGCAATGCGACCACCAGTTACAACGACGTGGAGGACAATGGCTTCCTTGCGCCGATGGTCACCCTCGCCAGCGGGGCGACGGTGGAGCAGGCCGAGACGGCGTTGGCCGCCGAGATTTCCCGGTTGCGCGATACACCGGTGCGCGCGGCGGAGCTGGGCGAGGCGAAGAACGAAATGATGGCGGAGGCGTTGGCATCCCGCGAGACTGCGTCGGGTCGTGCCTTTGCGCTGGGTGAGGCGCTGGTGCGAACCGGTGATCCGCGCGCCGACGACAAACGGCTAGCCGCCATCAGTCGCGTCACCGCCGCGGATGTGCGGCGCGTCGCGCGGAAGTATCTGAAGCCGGAAGCGCGGGTGGACATCCGCTACCTCGACGAGAGCAAACGCCCTGCCGGCGAGCCGGACAATTGGCGCAACCCGGCGCCGATGCCGCACTGGGTGACGGTGCCGCCGGCGACGCGCACGCCACTGACATTGGCGCCTGAGGGCGAGCGCGAGCAACCACCGGCGCCTTCGACACCGGTGCCGGTGACCAATCCGGTGATCGCCGAATCGCAGCTGGCCAACGGCATGCGGCTGGTGTCGGCGCGGACGGGCGGCGTGCCCATCGCCACGTTGACCCTCGTCTTCAAAGGCGGCGGCGTTACCGATCCGCAGGGACGGGCGGGAGTCGCCGAAATGGCGGCACTGGTCGCGACCAAGGGGACTGCAACGCGTTCCGGCGAACAGATCGCCGCCGAGCTGGAGGCGCTTGGCGCGACGATCGATACCGACGCCGCACCCGACGGGACGGTGCTCAGCGTCACCGCACCGGTCGGTGCGCTGGATGCAGCGGGCGAGATTCTGGCCGACGTGGCGCGCAATGCCTCCTTTCCCGCCGACGAGGTCGAGCAGGAGCGGCGCCGTACCATCGACCGGCTTCAGGTCGCGATGAAGAACCCCGGACCGCTCGCCAATATGGTGCTGCAGCGTGCGATCTACGGGGCCGCGCCCTATGGCGGCGTGGCCACACCACGCTCGCTGGGCGCGATCGACCGCGATGCGCTGGTGGCGCAGCGCGATCTTTGGTGGCGGCCGGACAATGCCGCGTTGATCGTCACCGGCGGGATCATGCCGGCCGAAGCGCAGCGGATCGGCGATCGCCTCTTCGCCAGCTGGCGACCTATCGGCGCGGCGCCCGGCGGCCAGAGCGATGCAGCGGGCAGCGCCGGCAAGCCGCGGGTCATCGTGGTCGACATGCCGGGCGCAGGACAGGCGGCAGTCGTAGCGGGGCTGCGCATTCCAGCACGGCGCGACCCCGCCTACCCCGATCTGATGATCGCCAATGCAGTGCTCGGCGCGGGATCGAACGGGCGGCTGTTCCAGGAGGTTCGCGTGAAGCGCGCGCTATCTTATGGCGCGTACAGTACCCTGTCGCCGCGTGCGGGGACGGGCATGATGAGCGCCGCGGCGCAGACCAAGAACGAGAGTGCGCCGGAGGTCGCCGGGATCTTTGCGGACGAGCTGAAGCGCATCGCCGGCGAGCCGCTCGACGCGGAGGCCGTTGCGCAGCGAATCGCATTCGTTCAGGGCGGCGTATCGCGCCAGTCCGAAACCAGCGCGGGCTTTGCCAACGCGCTCGCCGGGCTGGTGCTGCAGGGTGTCGCACCCGGCGAAGCGGCGAAACTGCGCGAGCGCATCGGCGCGGTCACGCCCGACGCCGCCGCCGCGGCAGCGCGCCGGGCGATCGGCGGGGCAGGCGCCACGATCGTGATCGTCGGCGACGCCAGGCTGTTCGTGGACAAATTGCGCGAGCAATATCCGCAACTGGAAGTGATCCCCCTCGCGGCGCTCGATCTGGATCAGCCGCAGCTCCGCGCGCGATAG